Part of the Stigmatopora argus isolate UIUO_Sarg chromosome 3, RoL_Sarg_1.0, whole genome shotgun sequence genome, tttCGTAGCTcgagcaaacgtttcccatttgaaatgaactagaaacaaattaattcgttccaaccctctgaaaaaacaccacaaacaggatattggattgggaaaaaaaatttcttctaattcgccatctattaacaaagtaacacataactagtggtttaatagtaataaaatgtgttcaacataactaaaattgggcggatttcgccgacgagAGAGAGAAGCACAGAGGGGTGGGTTggggtttcggggggactttccacgacaacgcactcgtaactgaacaaacatttaaattaacttggattaatatatacagacactcaaacacgtttaatgtaactttacacaaaactgaattctaattttttttttttaccttcgttctggccgggttagctgtttgccacgcctccaccctcacgttcgctatcgatgggctgtttgctgttgtattcccttcaaaatattccgaaaataatgcacacaattggttaacgcacgaccacttgccaacgagaagtagtcttgaatgagcgattgcaggagctaacaggctaaggaaggaatgacagcctacccacgtattgattgtgggtaatgaagttttggtctgagaaagggtgccattgcctatcggtgttgtgtgcacaagtatacttcattacccagaaagccctctttttacccacgatgcacgttgtgcgtttcctggtcgatgcttggagaaactcgtctgaataaatcgttcagtgctcgtagatatctgttatacacgaaagagatgtggcaaagaatttttttaatgtatctaGGGCGacttattcgatcgaaattttcatcgtacctcgagcatgtcgtaggtagagctgatcgtaggtcaaggtaccactgtgttaTGAAAGTCAGTTTTCCGTAAAGCCTGATGACGATGGTGGTAACTTGGTGCATTTCAGACGGACCAGGGAATCAAAAATATGCCCGTGGAGGAAGCGGAGCGGCTGGCTTCCACCAATCCAGACTACGCCATCGGAGACTTGTTCAACGCCATCGCCGATGGCAATTTCCCATCTTGGACTTTCTTCATTCAGGTCATGACTTTTGAGGAAGCTGAGAAGTTCCAGTTCAACCCGTTTGACCTCACCAAGGTACCAAAGTATTTTCATTTCACTATTTGATGCTCTTTAACAAGCATCCAGTCACAAAGAAAACAGCTTAGTAAAGGAATCGAGAGATGCTTCGGCAACAAatttgaaaacaacaaaaaaatggctgacttgTGGACTAAAAGAGAAATGCAGTGGAACCTCCAAAGCCAAGCATGTATTCCAAATCAATCTCTCTTTCCTTCAGGTTTGGTCCCAAAAAGAATTCCCGCTTATCCCTGTGGGCAAAATGGTCCTGAACAGGAACCCGGTCAACTACTTTGCCGAAGTGGAGCAGCTGGCCTTCGACCCTAGCAACATGCCACCAGGTATCGAGGCCAGTCCCGACAAGATGCTGCaggtaaaagaaaataaaacccaAGGCTCACTTATCCCCATCTTTATATTTATATGACAACCAATCTAGCTGTTCATTGGCTCCCATGGCCACTTCTCCCCAACCTCAGGGTCGCCTCTTCTCCTACCCGGACACCCAGCGGCACCGACTTGGCGCCAACTACCTGCAGATCCCCGTCAACTGCCCCTTCCGGACCCGCGTGGCTAACTACCAACGCGACGGCCCAATGTGCATGTTCGATAACCAAGGTCAGGCCACGCACTGTCAAAATTTCCAAGCCGCACTTTGTTTTTGCTTCATTGCCATTAGCTACATTACACtaattacagtggtacttcgacatacgatcttaatccgttccgggactgagatcgtatgtcgagcttttcgtaactcgagcgaacgtttcccattgaaaggaactaaaaacaaattaattcgttccaatcttctgaaaaaacaccaaaaacaggataatattggattggaaaaatgttttatttcttctaattcgccatctattaacaaagtaacacataactagtggtgcgttttctggtccatgtgtaggcgaaagaaaccgttcagtgctcgtagatatttgttatacacgaaagaaatGTGGCAAGGCTgcgccatggccacctggcctggtcacatctcgaaattttgatcgtatctagggcgaattatttgatcgaaattttcatcgtatatcgagcatgtcgtaggtagagctgatcgtaggtcgaggtaccactgtactgtattttctcacatattagccgcctccgcgtataagccgcacccttaaaattgttgaattttacaatttctcttttaAGACGCCTCTGATTctcaatttttacctccatattcgtgcTTTTAATGggtagtacaaatgtgttactttgaagggaaaatcttaagaaaaaaaatcatcacacgacgtatttctgagatattgtttAAATTGGAAGaattgtctgctggattgcacattccgaaaggctgttgcctgcacgtagatgaattcaaaaagtaagtcaagtgagcagtacagccaggaagtgtgtccgtagcggtctagtttgtcgtCCATAGGTAAGATAGCGGCGCCctaagcgagcaatggcaggcacaagtgggttttttctcgttttatgcaagatacgtttttattcttgaattttattcatagacgtgaaaataaattttgcttactcttttatagtatttttttaatatggaatttgagctgggaaacagcgccatcCCGAGTCCAAGCACGATTACTACCTGCCTAAACTATATTGGGTCCTGCTGACATCACCATActtaactgctgagctttgtcaggtcCCGGGAAAAAAAGGTCTTGATCGCGGAAGTCGTGGAAAGATGCTTATAGGTTCCGCTTTGGAGTCTTATTACACATATGATCTTTGACAGACGACATTTGGCCATTTTTACACCTACCGGGAGAGAACATCTGATTATTGGTTGGTCTGTTCCAGGTGGCGCTCCAAACTACTTTCCCAACAGCTTCAGCGCACCGGAGACTCAGCCTCAGTTTGTGGAATCGCGCTTTAAGGTGTCCACCGATGTGGCACGTTACAACAGCGAAGATGAAGATAATGTCACTCAGGTGAGATTTTGgccaaagtaccgtattttctcgcatataagccatccccttaaaattgcctttgaatcgttgaatttgacaatttccctgaTAAGATGCTTCCTgactcacaattttcacctccatattcatggttttaagagtacaaatgtgttactgtgTCCATAGCCTTCAgtctttttttgcgacaaatagggcctatatgagagaaaatacggtactctcaCTCTTTACTCGCTTTACTAACAAGCTTGTGTCTCTTGGGCAGGTCCGCACCTTCTACACTCAGGTGCTCAACGACGACGAGCGTCAGAGACTCTGTCAGAATATGGCGGGTGCCCTGAAGGGGGCGCAGCTGTTCATCCAGAACCGCATGGTAAGAGTGCAGTGCGTTAATGGGAACCAGTAGGCCAAGCAAAACCAGTTGGAAGTGTTTCAAAtgtttcagtggctgaaaatgttctaaattgacatttctttcttctgttttgaaatataattttgtAAAAGCTGCTCTTACAATTTGATTCTTCAGGTAGAAAACCTAAAGGCCGTCCATCCAGACTACGCAAACGGGGTCCAGAAATATCTCAATAAGTATAATTTGCAAGCCCCGGAAAAGGTAAAAGCAGTTTCACTAGTTTAGACTAGCTGTGAAAGTGTGGGTggtcatgtttcactgccattaataaaacaaattgcCTTAAGGGTAAAGAAAATCGTAATTCTTGTTTGAAAGGGTtaccttattttctcgcatattagccgcctctgcgtataagccgcacccttaaaattgccttaaaaccgttaaattttataatttctcttGTGTAAGACGCCCCTtgattcaccattttcacctccatactcctagttttaatagggagtacaaatatgttacttcgaagggaaaatcttaagaaaaatcaccaaATGTTACTAGGTAAGACGGGAGGcagcgccctgagcaagcaatggcacaagtgagttttttttcgtTCTATgccagatacatttttttttcttgactttcaTTCATattgtgtgaaaatattttttgtggtgtaaccttgattcagtcattttctagcaccaaatacggcttatatgcgagaaaatacggtaatttttttcagaattcCATACAGTGCATTTCGTAGGTCATATTTGGTACAGCTTTTGGAGTGTTGACGTTTCTTTTATTTACTATGCAGAGAATTTTACAGTGGCATTTACAACTTGACATCATTTTTCACGTCTCTTTTAGGATGCTGTTCGCGTCTACAGCCGTCCAAACGCAACGGCCATCGCCGCCTCGTCCAAGATGTAACGGCATTCCCAGCCGGAGCTCATAACTAGAACGATGAAGCAACTAATCGCATCCCCAGAAAATACTAACAAGGTTACACGCAAGGATCACAAGTACAAACGCAGTCTGCCATTTTTCTCCTCTCGAGGAAAATCTTCTTTAATATTATCTCTGTTTTGACTTGTGCTTTTCGTTGGTCTCGGTGAAAAACGATTGTTGGTGATTTTTGCATGTGGAGCAATTCTAGTGAACTCATAGCTCCATTTTGCTTTAATCCTATAGCAGATTGAAGTAAGGCTAGAATGCAAATGACATGATCATTTCAATGCTTGCCTGCCAGAATGCAGTTCTTCCCTGAATATTTTCATAAGTCACACACAGTGCCTTAAGTGCATTCAAGTCGCAATCACATACTCTTTCAGTCATGAACATTTTCATAAAAGACTGATCTTTAACAGCTCGGATGGTCTTGAAACCTATTAACTGTGATAAATGAGGTattgctgtatttattttttaggtccATTTAAAAACAAGGATGCTACATTTaagattttcattcaaacacAGATTGTCTACAGTTTTTCCTTTGCTATCAATATGCTCATATTTTTTGTCCAGTGCAACAGATattgattaataaataaaaattgtcaTACATGCTACACTGGCTTGACACCATTTTTGTATGAGTAACATTCCGCTTTTACTTCTGTAGCATACCAAGAAAAactattaacacaatttgggtggcCTAATTCATTACAAGTATGTAGTAGTCActttaaagacaaaataaatcaatagaaCTAAATGTTCAGATTCTAATTTCatgtcaatgacactgaaagacGGATGGGTCATTTATGCTTTTGTGTTGTGGACAATTGAAAAGGATGGTGACATTTGACTGAATATTCATAGTTTAATCAACAAAATTAGCCGATGAATGATTAAGAATGAAAtctcatttttatgtgtttttttatttattaaaaaaaaaacttcccatCAGAAGTGAAATTTATGTAAGCTACTATTAAATTGTAGTTACACACTTACTGCATCTATTGAAAAAGGAAGTGAGTTGGGTAATGATGTAGCAAACCGCGAGCTATGACGCGCAAAGTTTGAAATGAGTCATTTGATTCTGAAAGGGATAAAAGTGCAGAAAG contains:
- the cat gene encoding catalase gives rise to the protein MADNRDKATDQMKTWQQNRNLQKPDQLTTGAGHPIGDKLNIQTAGPRGPLLVQDVVFTDEMAHFDRERIPERVVHAKGAGAFGHFEVTHDIRRYCKAKVFEHVGKVTPIAVRFSTVAGEAGSADTVRDPRGFAVKFYSEEGNWDLTGNNTPIFFIRDTMLFPSFIHSQKRNPQTHMKDPDMVWDFWSLRPESLHQVSFLFSDRGLPDGFRHMNGYGSHTFKLINSDGEPIYCKFHFKTDQGIKNMPVEEAERLASTNPDYAIGDLFNAIADGNFPSWTFFIQVMTFEEAEKFQFNPFDLTKVWSQKEFPLIPVGKMVLNRNPVNYFAEVEQLAFDPSNMPPGIEASPDKMLQGRLFSYPDTQRHRLGANYLQIPVNCPFRTRVANYQRDGPMCMFDNQGGAPNYFPNSFSAPETQPQFVESRFKVSTDVARYNSEDEDNVTQVRTFYTQVLNDDERQRLCQNMAGALKGAQLFIQNRMVENLKAVHPDYANGVQKYLNKYNLQAPEKDAVRVYSRPNATAIAASSKM